The Flavipsychrobacter sp. genome contains the following window.
TACTTTTAGTGGTTGCGAGTTTTTTATTTTATTTGCAATATGAGCACATCTGACAAAGCCGTAATGAAAGCAACAGGTAAAGTTTGGGATGAGTGGCTATCGCTACTGGAACAACAAAACCTAAGTAAACTATCTCATAAAGAAATTGCAGCAAAACTTGTAGAAGATCATGACATAGGTTTTTGGTGGGCGCAAACCATTACCATAGAGTATGAACGGATGATAGGCAGGCGTGAGGTAGGGCAGAGCTGTGAAGGGGACTTTCAGGCGGGTGCTAGTAAAACATTAGCAGGTACTATGGATGCCGTATTTACCGCATGGCAAAACTTTATGAAAGATAAGGATAGCCTGAATACTGTGCCTTATAAAGAACCGCCTACAATTACCAAGACCGATAAGTGGCGCTACTGGCGTGCACTATTGGCAGATGATAGCAAGGCGAATATAAATATATACCAGAAAGCACCTGCAAAAGTAGGGTTTGGTGTAAACCATGAAAAGCTAAACACTGCCGAAGAAGTAGCTGAATGGAAAGCTTTTTGGAAAGAGTGTTTAAAGGAATTTCAAGATACACTGTAAATAATAGACCTTATAATGATTGAGCAAGCAAAATGGTTGATGCTAAAGCTTGACTTTGATATACCTGCCAGTTAATACCAATGACTTGGTGGTGACGATATACTAATGCTAAATTATTCGACTAAAATCAATTTTATGTTATAAAATTGAACTCATTAGTGTTATTGAATAAGAATTTTTTCAGTTTGATTTAAACCATTTTCGTTTTGCATTTTCAATATATATAGGCCAGATGGGAAAAAGGAAACGTCAATTGTTATGGAATTAGAAGATACATTTAGGTGTTTGAGAATTTGGCCATCAAGAGTACTAATTGTCACTTGATAATCTGAATATTCAGAAGTAAGTTTTATTTTTTCTTTTGTGGGATTAGGAGAGATAAAAACTTTTGACTGAGTATTTTTTAAAACTCTACGAGAAATGTTTAGTTGTGGCGGAGTTGTGGTAGTGCAATTAAGGTGATAATCAAATTTTACCAACCCGTATGATATATCATCGTACCCATCTCTTATTTTCGATGCAATAAAACTAGAGTCGTTAGAACACCAACAATTGTCGGTTAAGTCAATATTGTGAGTAAAGTCATGTCTAATATTCCAAGTAGTATTGTGACATATTTTATTCTTCTCAAATAGTATTCCGGGAGTTGGAGATGTCATTCTGTTAATAACTACTCCAATTTTGTTATTGTAAACCTGATTGTTTACAAACTTTGTATCATGATGCATGTCTACATTTGCACCAATTTCATTGTTGAAAAAATAAGAATTGTGTATTTCATGATATAAGAAGGCTCCTAGTTTAGTGTTTTCTGTATAAAAGCAATTAGTTACATATCCGCCACTCGTGCCTTGTTCGTTTTTAATAAACCAACAGTTATTAATGTATACATGTTGATCCTCGCCACCACCAGTTATACAAAATTTATTATTAGTAAAAAGGCAGTTCTCAAAGTAAAAACTTGTTGATCTACAAGCTGCTGATAGATATTGAAGAATATTTAGATTGTTGTTGAAACGGCTATTTTTAATACTGTAAGGTCCATTTCCGCCAGATACCCCAAAATCAAGAAATTCTTTAGCGTATTCAACAACCACATAATTAATATTTATCTGATTGTTTTTCTGGCCAAAAGGTACAGCGCTATTTACTTCGCTTACAATGCCAAGGTAATCTCCTGCCATAGGTGTAGGGGAGTTCGACGTAAATCTAATACTGTCGTTTTTACTCCCGATTACATTTAGGTGACCCCTTACAGTTATCTTTGCATTTTTGTC
Protein-coding sequences here:
- a CDS encoding T9SS type A sorting domain-containing protein → MKPVLLFLSTLLISYTACAQTVVSGGIYSNTIWNKSANPIIVKNEVVVFSGATLSIGPGVVLKFDKNAKITVRGHLNVIGSKNDSIRFTSNSPTPMAGDYLGIVSEVNSAVPFGQKNNQININYVVVEYAKEFLDFGVSGGNGPYSIKNSRFNNNLNILQYLSAACRSTSFYFENCLFTNNKFCITGGGEDQHVYINNCWFIKNEQGTSGGYVTNCFYTENTKLGAFLYHEIHNSYFFNNEIGANVDMHHDTKFVNNQVYNNKIGVVINRMTSPTPGILFEKNKICHNTTWNIRHDFTHNIDLTDNCWCSNDSSFIASKIRDGYDDISYGLVKFDYHLNCTTTTPPQLNISRRVLKNTQSKVFISPNPTKEKIKLTSEYSDYQVTISTLDGQILKHLNVSSNSITIDVSFFPSGLYILKMQNENGLNQTEKILIQ
- a CDS encoding DUF4287 domain-containing protein, producing the protein MSTSDKAVMKATGKVWDEWLSLLEQQNLSKLSHKEIAAKLVEDHDIGFWWAQTITIEYERMIGRREVGQSCEGDFQAGASKTLAGTMDAVFTAWQNFMKDKDSLNTVPYKEPPTITKTDKWRYWRALLADDSKANINIYQKAPAKVGFGVNHEKLNTAEEVAEWKAFWKECLKEFQDTL